A single region of the Jatrophihabitans sp. GAS493 genome encodes:
- a CDS encoding TetR/AcrR family transcriptional regulator, producing the protein MSRTLPTDRLPSSNPAPVSTLTADPASAPDAAGAERLPDGRSHRWNEHREQRRAAIVAAGVRAVDEYGIEVGVHQIARSAHVSRTVLYRYFRDKDDLTQAMAASLSNEIVELIVTALEAEDTPGQMILATVTAIAEWVEAHPRLYHFLRVRSSSGSQPLENIEASVAAKLAGLLNAILSWLGAEPVISQIAAHAIVGLVENTLTWWVIDQTVPRDELCTTLYEFIWDAISGYLARAGLSLDLAMPLPDEVRNSETT; encoded by the coding sequence GTGTCCCGCACACTGCCAACTGATCGACTTCCCAGCTCCAACCCGGCGCCCGTTTCGACTCTGACCGCTGACCCGGCATCGGCACCGGATGCTGCGGGCGCCGAGCGGCTTCCCGACGGTCGCAGCCACCGTTGGAATGAGCACCGGGAGCAGCGGCGGGCGGCGATTGTCGCGGCGGGAGTCCGCGCCGTCGACGAGTACGGCATCGAGGTCGGCGTCCACCAGATCGCCCGCTCAGCCCACGTCAGCCGCACCGTGCTCTATCGCTACTTCCGTGACAAGGACGATCTGACTCAGGCGATGGCCGCGAGCCTTTCGAACGAGATCGTCGAACTGATCGTCACCGCCCTTGAGGCCGAGGACACCCCGGGCCAGATGATTCTGGCCACCGTCACGGCGATCGCCGAATGGGTCGAAGCGCACCCTCGCCTCTACCACTTCCTGCGCGTCCGCTCCTCGAGCGGGTCGCAGCCGCTGGAGAACATCGAAGCCTCCGTCGCGGCCAAGCTGGCCGGCCTGCTCAATGCCATTCTGAGCTGGCTCGGCGCCGAGCCGGTCATCTCGCAGATCGCCGCCCACGCGATCGTCGGCCTGGTCGAGAACACCCTCACCTGGTGGGTGATCGACCAGACGGTTCCACGCGACGAACTCTGCACCACCCTTTACGAGTTCATCTGGGACGCAATCTCGGGCTACCTCGCCCGTGCCGGGTTGAGCCTCGATCTGGCGATGCCGCTTCCTGACGAAGTACGAAACTCGGAGACAACATGA
- a CDS encoding DUF4873 domain-containing protein: MTDETEFSANSAEDGEPVEEGYTGPVELVGNGVAGVTVGATLTGHFDPLSGKYSWYGRLEADPAVAALVHGGTRRVTLRSPYAEVSTSLSDVDPWGRYRVEGFGAPPFEIAVDLTS, from the coding sequence ATGACCGACGAGACGGAATTCAGCGCCAACAGCGCGGAGGATGGCGAGCCGGTCGAGGAGGGCTACACCGGCCCGGTGGAGCTCGTCGGTAACGGCGTCGCCGGCGTGACCGTGGGGGCGACCCTGACCGGCCACTTCGATCCCCTGAGCGGGAAGTACAGCTGGTACGGACGCCTGGAGGCCGACCCGGCGGTCGCTGCGCTGGTGCACGGGGGGACGCGCCGCGTGACGCTGCGCTCGCCGTACGCGGAGGTGAGTACGTCACTGAGCGATGTCGACCCGTGGGGTCGATACCGGGTCGAGGGATTCGGCGCCCCGCCGTTCGAGATCGCCGTCGACCTAACCTCCTGA
- a CDS encoding MaoC family dehydratase N-terminal domain-containing protein codes for MSLDQSFVGRTYPPTDSYEIGREKIREFAEAIGDWNPVYRDSAAAKALGYQDVIAPPTMAIVVSMRASAQVIGDPELGLDYSRVVHGEQRFVHTRPIRAGDQLSVVVSVESIRQAAGNDLISTKSDAVDQNGSLVFTAYSTIVARGTA; via the coding sequence ATGAGCTTGGACCAGTCGTTCGTCGGTCGGACGTACCCGCCCACTGACAGCTACGAGATAGGGCGCGAGAAGATCCGCGAGTTCGCCGAAGCGATCGGAGACTGGAACCCGGTCTACCGGGACTCGGCGGCGGCGAAGGCGCTCGGCTACCAGGACGTGATCGCACCGCCCACGATGGCCATCGTCGTCTCGATGCGAGCCAGTGCCCAGGTGATCGGCGACCCTGAGCTAGGTCTGGATTACTCCCGCGTGGTCCACGGTGAGCAGCGCTTCGTGCACACCCGTCCGATCCGAGCCGGTGATCAGCTCAGTGTCGTGGTCTCGGTCGAGTCGATTCGCCAGGCCGCCGGCAATGACCTGATCAGTACCAAGAGCGACGCTGTCGATCAGAACGGATCCCTGGTTTTTACCGCCTATTCGACGATCGTGGCCCGAGGAACAGCATGA
- a CDS encoding MaoC family dehydratase: MINYADVEVGTALPAQQFPIQRFNLVQYAGASGDFNPIHWNERFAQGVGLPDVIAHGMYTMALSVRVVSDWVGDPGAVLDYGVRFVRPVVVSDADGATLDVSAAVAQKLGENTVRVDLTATVNGQTVLGRARAVVRLG, from the coding sequence ATGATCAACTACGCAGATGTCGAGGTCGGTACGGCGCTTCCGGCGCAGCAGTTTCCGATCCAGCGCTTCAACCTGGTGCAGTACGCCGGCGCGTCGGGTGACTTCAACCCGATCCACTGGAACGAGCGCTTCGCTCAAGGGGTCGGCCTGCCCGACGTCATCGCGCACGGCATGTACACGATGGCGCTCAGCGTCCGAGTGGTCTCCGACTGGGTTGGCGATCCTGGCGCGGTGCTGGATTACGGGGTGCGCTTCGTCCGCCCGGTGGTCGTCTCCGACGCCGACGGGGCGACGCTCGATGTCTCGGCCGCCGTCGCCCAGAAGCTCGGCGAGAACACCGTCCGGGTGGACCTGACCGCCACGGTCAATGGGCAGACCGTGCTGGGTCGGGCGCGTGCGGTGGTGCGTCTCGGATGA
- a CDS encoding DUF2505 domain-containing protein: MMIELDLTHPAPPQAVFEMLTDPEFIEKRCAASDALSFTQAVTTDGPNTVVSVERTLSTAELPELLRNFARHGIKVHEILTWGPPADDGGRDVQVALDFVGQPMKMRGNMRLVPTPNGSALAVRAELKAAIPLLGGKVEKVTAPFIIKAIKTEEKVGHEWLTNR, encoded by the coding sequence ATGATGATCGAACTGGACCTGACCCACCCCGCTCCACCTCAGGCGGTCTTCGAGATGCTGACCGACCCAGAGTTCATCGAGAAGCGCTGCGCGGCCAGCGACGCCCTCAGCTTCACCCAGGCCGTCACCACCGATGGGCCGAATACGGTCGTCAGCGTGGAGCGCACCCTGTCAACCGCGGAGCTGCCGGAGCTGCTGCGAAACTTCGCCCGCCACGGCATCAAGGTGCACGAGATCCTCACCTGGGGTCCGCCGGCGGACGACGGAGGCCGCGACGTTCAGGTCGCGCTGGACTTCGTCGGCCAACCGATGAAGATGCGTGGCAATATGCGCCTCGTCCCCACCCCGAACGGCTCCGCCCTCGCGGTGCGAGCCGAGCTGAAGGCGGCGATCCCGCTGCTCGGCGGCAAGGTCGAGAAGGTGACCGCGCCCTTCATCATCAAGGCCATCAAGACGGAGGAGAAGGTCGGCCACGAGTGGCTGACCAACCGCTAG
- a CDS encoding pyridoxal phosphate-dependent aminotransferase — protein sequence MGNTSGHRISDRIAAIAESATLAVDAKAKALKAAGRPVIGFGAGEPDFPTPGYIVDAAVRAAHEPRNHRYSPVPGLPELRSAVADKTLRDSGYQVEAAQVLITNGGKQAVYNTFATLLNPGDEVIVIAPYWTTYPEAIALAGGKSVVVDTDETTGYLASVEQLEAAVTPRTKVLLFVSPSNPTGAVYPPDQVAAIGAWAAGHDLWVVTDEIYEHLIYGDAQNVSIATAAPELGDKVIILNGVAKTYAMTGWRVGWMIGPADVIKGASNLQSHATSNVSNVAQMAALAAVSGDLSAVADMRTAFDRRRLTIVSMLSDIPGIVCPTPEGAFYVYPSVKGLLGKSLHGRVSTTSAELATTILEEAEVAVVPGEAFGTPGYLRLSYALGDDDLAEGISRIAKLVNDAD from the coding sequence ATGGGAAACACCTCAGGCCACCGCATCTCTGACCGTATCGCCGCCATCGCCGAATCCGCCACCCTCGCGGTGGACGCGAAGGCCAAGGCCCTCAAGGCCGCCGGACGGCCGGTCATCGGCTTCGGTGCCGGTGAGCCCGACTTCCCGACGCCGGGCTACATCGTCGACGCCGCCGTCCGGGCCGCCCACGAACCCCGCAATCACCGCTACTCCCCCGTCCCCGGACTGCCCGAACTCCGCTCCGCGGTGGCCGACAAGACACTGCGCGACTCCGGCTACCAGGTGGAGGCCGCCCAGGTGCTCATCACCAACGGTGGCAAGCAGGCCGTCTACAACACCTTCGCCACCCTGCTCAACCCGGGCGACGAGGTCATCGTCATCGCCCCCTACTGGACCACCTACCCCGAGGCGATCGCCCTGGCCGGCGGCAAGTCCGTGGTCGTCGACACCGATGAGACCACCGGCTACCTGGCCTCGGTGGAGCAGTTGGAAGCCGCCGTAACGCCGCGCACCAAGGTGCTCCTCTTCGTCTCGCCCTCCAACCCGACCGGCGCGGTCTACCCGCCGGATCAGGTCGCGGCCATCGGGGCCTGGGCCGCCGGGCATGACCTCTGGGTCGTCACCGACGAGATCTACGAGCACCTGATCTACGGCGACGCGCAGAACGTCTCGATCGCCACCGCCGCCCCCGAGCTCGGCGACAAGGTGATCATCCTGAACGGGGTCGCCAAGACCTACGCGATGACCGGCTGGCGGGTCGGCTGGATGATCGGACCGGCCGACGTCATCAAGGGCGCTTCGAACCTCCAGTCGCACGCCACCTCGAACGTCTCCAACGTGGCTCAGATGGCGGCGCTGGCCGCAGTCTCCGGCGATCTCAGCGCGGTCGCTGACATGCGGACCGCCTTCGACCGGCGCCGCCTCACCATCGTCTCCATGCTCAGCGACATCCCCGGCATCGTCTGCCCGACCCCGGAGGGGGCGTTCTACGTCTACCCGTCGGTGAAGGGGCTGCTCGGCAAGTCACTGCACGGACGCGTCTCGACCACCTCGGCCGAGCTCGCCACCACCATCCTCGAAGAGGCCGAGGTGGCGGTCGTGCCGGGAGAGGCCTTCGGCACGCCGGGGTACCTGCGTCTCTCCTACGCCCTCGGCGACGACGACCTGGCCGAGGGGATCAGCCGGATCGCCAAGCTCGTGAACGACGCCGACTAG
- the secE gene encoding preprotein translocase subunit SecE, with the protein MTATSTEKSSSRPSSGRGWFVIRFLREMVSELRKVIWPSRKELITYTIVVIVFVVIMVSLVAGLDIAFTKLVVWLFG; encoded by the coding sequence GTGACCGCGACCAGCACCGAGAAGTCTTCGTCGCGTCCGTCCAGCGGGCGTGGCTGGTTCGTCATTCGCTTCCTGCGCGAAATGGTCTCCGAGCTGCGCAAGGTCATCTGGCCTTCCCGCAAGGAGCTCATCACGTACACCATCGTCGTCATCGTCTTTGTGGTGATCATGGTGTCGCTGGTGGCCGGGCTCGACATCGCCTTCACCAAGCTCGTCGTCTGGTTGTTCGGTTAG
- the nusG gene encoding transcription termination/antitermination protein NusG, with protein sequence MADEAQSLAAEDVANGGAGDDEHLDIAEAAHLLGADDDEADSLIAEAGTDSDDDSVAILTGADDSTEAVEPAPADSDEPEEDPIEVLRRELRTAFGDWYVVHSYAGYENKVKTNLESRITSLDMEDYIFQVEVPTEEVLEIKNGKRQTVNRKVFPGYILVRMDLNDESWGAVRNTPGVTGFVGATSRPSPLTIDEVVKILAPATEKAAVMAGGKPTSTEKQIVETVDYSIGESVTVMDGPFATLPATISEIDPLHQKLQVLVSIFGRETPVELSFSQVSKI encoded by the coding sequence GTGGCCGACGAGGCGCAGTCCCTGGCCGCCGAAGACGTCGCCAACGGCGGCGCCGGTGACGACGAGCACCTCGACATCGCCGAGGCCGCACACCTACTCGGAGCTGACGACGACGAGGCCGACTCGCTCATCGCCGAGGCCGGCACCGACAGCGACGACGATTCGGTCGCCATCCTCACCGGCGCCGATGACAGCACTGAGGCGGTGGAGCCGGCTCCGGCTGACTCCGACGAGCCGGAGGAGGACCCGATCGAGGTGCTCCGTCGCGAGCTGCGCACCGCCTTCGGTGACTGGTACGTCGTGCACTCCTACGCCGGCTACGAGAACAAGGTGAAGACCAACCTGGAGAGCCGGATCACCTCGCTGGACATGGAGGACTACATCTTCCAGGTCGAGGTGCCGACCGAAGAGGTCCTGGAGATCAAGAACGGCAAGCGGCAGACGGTCAACCGCAAGGTCTTCCCGGGCTACATCCTGGTTCGGATGGACCTCAACGACGAGTCCTGGGGTGCGGTTCGCAACACCCCGGGCGTCACCGGTTTCGTCGGCGCCACCTCGCGCCCGTCGCCGCTGACGATCGACGAGGTCGTCAAGATCCTGGCTCCGGCCACCGAGAAGGCCGCAGTCATGGCCGGTGGCAAGCCGACGTCGACGGAGAAGCAGATTGTCGAGACCGTCGACTACAGCATCGGTGAGTCGGTCACGGTGATGGACGGTCCGTTCGCCACCCTGCCGGCCACGATCTCCGAGATCGACCCGCTGCACCAGAAGCTGCAGGTGCTGGTCTCGATCTTCGGGCGCGAGACTCCGGTCGAGCTGTCCTTCAGCCAAGTTTCAAAGATCTAA
- the rplK gene encoding 50S ribosomal protein L11, with amino-acid sequence MPPKKKLAAIIKLQIKAGAANPAPPVGPALGQHGVNIMEFCKAYNAATESQRGQIVPVEISVYEDRSFTFITKTPPAARLLLAAAGVEKGSGEPHKTKVAKVTQAQVREIAQTKMEDLNANDIDQAAKIIAGTARSMGITVEG; translated from the coding sequence ATGCCTCCCAAGAAGAAGCTAGCCGCGATCATCAAGCTGCAGATCAAGGCTGGTGCCGCCAACCCGGCGCCGCCGGTCGGCCCTGCGCTCGGTCAGCACGGCGTGAACATCATGGAGTTCTGCAAGGCCTACAACGCCGCGACCGAGTCGCAGCGCGGCCAGATCGTCCCGGTCGAGATCTCCGTGTACGAAGACCGTTCATTCACCTTCATCACCAAGACCCCGCCGGCAGCGCGTCTGCTGCTCGCGGCGGCTGGTGTGGAGAAGGGTAGCGGCGAGCCGCACAAGACCAAGGTCGCCAAGGTCACCCAGGCCCAGGTCCGCGAGATCGCCCAGACCAAGATGGAAGACCTCAACGCCAACGACATCGACCAGGCCGCGAAGATCATCGCCGGCACTGCTCGTTCGATGGGCATCACCGTAGAGGGCTAA
- the rplA gene encoding 50S ribosomal protein L1, which yields MAQRSKAYRKAAELIEADKIYSPLEAATLATKATPTKFDATVEAALGLGVDPRKADQMVRGTVSLPHGTGKTARVIVFATGDKAEEARAAGADKVGSDDLIQEITDGFLDFDAAIATPDQMAKVGRIARVLGPRGLMPNPKTGTVTPDVAKAVADIKGGKISFRVDKQSNLHLVLGKASFTPAQLVENYAAALDEVLRAKPSSSKGKYVKKVTFSTTMGPGIPVDANRTRNLLEDTTS from the coding sequence ATGGCACAGCGCAGCAAGGCCTACCGCAAGGCAGCGGAACTCATCGAGGCCGACAAGATCTACTCCCCGCTCGAGGCGGCGACTCTGGCCACCAAGGCCACCCCGACCAAGTTCGACGCCACCGTCGAGGCCGCTCTCGGCCTCGGTGTCGACCCGCGCAAGGCCGACCAGATGGTCCGCGGCACGGTCAGCCTGCCGCACGGCACCGGCAAGACCGCCCGCGTCATCGTCTTCGCCACCGGCGACAAGGCCGAAGAGGCTCGCGCCGCGGGTGCCGACAAGGTTGGCAGTGACGACCTGATCCAGGAGATCACCGACGGCTTCCTCGACTTCGACGCCGCGATCGCCACCCCGGACCAGATGGCCAAGGTCGGCCGTATCGCGCGTGTCCTCGGCCCGCGTGGCCTCATGCCCAACCCGAAGACCGGAACGGTTACTCCGGACGTCGCGAAGGCAGTGGCCGACATCAAGGGCGGCAAGATCAGCTTCCGCGTCGACAAGCAGTCGAACCTGCACCTCGTGCTCGGCAAGGCCTCGTTCACCCCGGCTCAGCTGGTCGAGAACTACGCCGCCGCGCTCGATGAGGTGCTGCGGGCGAAGCCGTCGTCATCCAAGGGCAAGTACGTCAAGAAGGTCACCTTCTCGACCACGATGGGCCCGGGTATCCCGGTTGACGCCAACCGCACCCGCAACCTGCTGGAAGACACCACTTCCTGA
- a CDS encoding S8/S53 family peptidase, producing MTSSKPPASNEPTGGGSVPLRRREPHLSPPAYVLNKHDSRVLDPDTAVRFPGQIIRPTIYVAAQLLVRYGIFEAVREDLDKAAGESFTVEADLPDERMLEFARENELLELAGNVLRVRVRLVPVAKGPSVPADAWTVLQNFRQIVGRDSERGRAVTLNHLLTASAEIDGSPKTWGSGLVGAPKTWGSGVTPSDEYAVIGYGGRQPVNWIGPKPARHSDAKVIAQAGRRPVVAILDTGVGEHDWLTDDVVDREPKAGIHRIGLTDPDTSPETTGVLSDPLEGTLDSDAGHGTFIAGLIRQKCPDAKILSVRVMYGDGAVNEQDLLDALNWLLFRHAAAVRSGDTTQLIDVISLSFGYYHEEPADFAFDQQLMDPLREFSVRGVVVVAAAGNDATARHMYPAGFAPHAGGPITGGHDLVPLISVGATNPNGKSTALFSNDGSWVLCKRPGAAVISSLPKTFNASQQSGVRLKIKGVVRATIDPDDFRGGFAVWSGTSFAAPILAGQLARKLQSIGSLNQTDTVSAVNRGWEAVTAVAKLVRP from the coding sequence ATGACCTCGTCCAAACCGCCCGCCAGCAACGAGCCGACCGGCGGCGGATCGGTTCCGCTCCGTCGCCGCGAACCCCATCTGAGCCCGCCGGCGTACGTGCTGAACAAGCACGATTCGCGGGTGCTCGATCCCGACACCGCAGTCCGATTTCCCGGGCAGATCATCCGTCCGACGATCTACGTCGCGGCTCAGTTGCTCGTTCGCTATGGGATCTTCGAGGCCGTCCGCGAGGATCTGGACAAGGCGGCGGGGGAGAGCTTCACGGTTGAGGCCGACCTGCCGGACGAGCGGATGCTCGAATTCGCACGCGAAAACGAGCTGCTCGAACTCGCCGGAAATGTACTGCGAGTTCGGGTACGACTTGTGCCGGTCGCCAAGGGTCCGAGTGTCCCAGCGGACGCGTGGACCGTGCTGCAGAACTTCCGCCAGATTGTCGGCCGTGACTCCGAACGCGGACGAGCTGTCACGCTCAATCACCTGCTCACGGCGAGCGCTGAGATCGACGGTTCGCCCAAGACGTGGGGCTCGGGACTCGTCGGCGCTCCCAAGACATGGGGATCAGGCGTCACCCCGAGCGACGAATACGCAGTGATCGGCTATGGCGGTCGGCAGCCGGTGAACTGGATCGGCCCGAAGCCGGCCAGGCACTCTGATGCGAAGGTGATTGCGCAGGCCGGCCGCCGACCGGTGGTGGCAATTCTCGACACCGGGGTCGGCGAACACGACTGGCTGACCGACGACGTCGTCGACCGTGAACCAAAGGCGGGCATTCATCGAATCGGTCTCACAGACCCGGACACCAGCCCCGAGACGACCGGTGTCCTGAGCGACCCCCTGGAGGGCACGCTGGATTCGGACGCCGGTCATGGGACGTTCATCGCGGGGCTCATCCGGCAGAAGTGCCCGGATGCCAAGATCCTTTCGGTGCGGGTTATGTACGGCGACGGCGCCGTCAATGAACAGGACCTTCTCGACGCGCTTAACTGGCTCCTTTTCCGTCATGCCGCGGCTGTGCGATCAGGGGACACGACGCAGCTCATTGACGTCATCTCGTTGTCGTTCGGCTACTACCACGAGGAGCCGGCTGACTTCGCGTTCGACCAGCAATTGATGGACCCCCTCCGAGAGTTCAGTGTGCGTGGTGTCGTCGTCGTGGCGGCGGCCGGCAACGACGCCACGGCCCGTCATATGTACCCGGCGGGCTTCGCGCCGCACGCGGGCGGACCTATCACCGGCGGCCACGACCTAGTGCCTCTGATCAGCGTTGGCGCGACGAACCCGAATGGCAAGTCCACTGCGCTCTTCTCCAATGACGGATCGTGGGTGCTGTGCAAGCGTCCGGGGGCGGCCGTGATCAGCTCGCTCCCCAAGACCTTCAATGCCTCGCAGCAGTCCGGGGTGAGATTGAAGATCAAAGGCGTGGTACGAGCTACGATCGATCCAGATGACTTCCGCGGTGGGTTCGCAGTCTGGAGCGGGACCTCGTTCGCCGCGCCGATTCTGGCCGGTCAGCTTGCGCGCAAGCTGCAATCCATCGGTTCTCTCAATCAAACGGATACCGTGTCCGCGGTCAACCGCGGCTGGGAAGCCGTCACCGCAGTTGCGAAGCTGGTGCGACCATGA
- a CDS encoding RNA polymerase sigma factor gives MIGADPVPETLSAKAGHLFEAYRSQEPEAMADLVALVSPILWHTARAARLDQATAEDVVQTTWLALLRHAPSISSPAAVLQWLVVTARREAWRVSRVQSRVKPEEFTGEEIATPEKDGPEMIVVRNAGDDVLWRHLSALPERCQQLLRVIAFSDRPDYNQLATALGMPVGSIGPTRGRCLAKLRAQLAADSDWEYA, from the coding sequence ATGATCGGCGCGGACCCCGTCCCTGAGACTCTCTCGGCGAAGGCCGGACACCTCTTCGAGGCTTATCGAAGTCAGGAACCGGAGGCGATGGCAGATCTCGTCGCGCTGGTCTCGCCGATCCTTTGGCATACTGCGCGCGCGGCACGTCTCGATCAGGCGACTGCCGAGGACGTCGTGCAGACGACATGGCTCGCGCTGCTGCGGCACGCTCCGTCGATCAGCTCCCCAGCTGCAGTGCTGCAGTGGCTCGTGGTCACAGCGCGACGCGAGGCATGGCGAGTCAGCCGGGTGCAGAGCCGGGTCAAGCCGGAGGAGTTCACCGGCGAGGAGATCGCCACGCCGGAGAAGGACGGCCCCGAGATGATCGTCGTTCGCAATGCCGGCGACGACGTGCTGTGGCGGCATCTCTCGGCGCTGCCGGAGCGCTGCCAGCAACTGCTTCGGGTCATCGCCTTCTCTGATCGTCCTGACTACAACCAACTAGCGACGGCGTTGGGCATGCCCGTCGGAAGCATCGGCCCGACCAGGGGTCGCTGCCTAGCCAAACTTCGCGCGCAGCTAGCTGCCGACTCGGACTGGGAGTACGCATGA
- a CDS encoding carboxypeptidase-like regulatory domain-containing protein has product MTDNVSPTELQLAAGELDETDKSLMVSIANIFDSNDPMPDGLVARVQFAMTLDALHTEVAELQRLSAGSLSYRGEGADEVQTVTFTSASLTTMVTISPVSAGQVRVDGWIAPGAEVDVELRQEHASRNTVSDADGRFVFDSVPRGMAQFILRALSEGRALVVTPSMEL; this is encoded by the coding sequence ATGACCGACAACGTTTCCCCCACAGAACTCCAGCTTGCTGCGGGCGAGCTCGACGAGACGGACAAGAGCCTCATGGTGTCGATCGCTAACATTTTCGACTCCAACGATCCGATGCCCGACGGCCTGGTTGCTCGAGTCCAATTTGCCATGACCCTGGATGCTCTGCATACCGAGGTCGCTGAGCTGCAGCGTCTGAGCGCAGGCTCGTTGTCTTACCGAGGCGAGGGCGCGGACGAGGTGCAGACGGTGACCTTCACCAGCGCCAGTCTGACCACCATGGTCACCATCAGCCCAGTGAGCGCCGGCCAGGTACGAGTGGACGGATGGATCGCGCCGGGCGCGGAGGTGGATGTCGAGCTGAGGCAAGAGCACGCATCCCGCAATACCGTGTCGGATGCAGACGGGCGTTTCGTATTCGATTCCGTGCCTCGTGGAATGGCGCAGTTCATTCTTCGCGCACTTTCGGAAGGTCGGGCGCTCGTGGTTACGCCGTCTATGGAGCTCTAA